Proteins encoded by one window of Pseudomonas sp. LS44:
- the guaD gene encoding guanine deaminase codes for MTSHVTAYRAAILHSLADPAEVGIEQSYEYFEDGVLIVENGRVIEVGPADQLLPKLQGIDVQEYRDALITPGFIDTHIHYPQTGMIASYGEQLLDWLNTYTFPTEQQFADKAHAADVAGIFLKELLRNGTTTALVFGSVHKQSVDAFFEAAEALDLRMIAGKVMMDRNAPDYLTDTPESSYADSKELIERWHGKGRLHYAVTPRFAPTSTPEQLALAGRLFAEFPDLYMHTHLSENRAEIEWVKELFPKRSGYLDVYDHYQLIGPRAVFAHGVHLCDAECQRLAETGSAVAFCPTSNLFLGSGLFDLEKLEQHGVRVGLGTDVGAGTSFSQLQSLNEAYKVMQLQGKKLDPFKSLYLATLGGARALYLDHQIGNFATGKDADFVVLDYNATPLISYRMQQAKSLEEKLFALTILGDDRAVKETFAAGRRVHSRD; via the coding sequence ATGACCAGCCACGTAACTGCCTACCGCGCCGCCATCCTGCATAGCCTTGCCGACCCCGCCGAAGTCGGTATCGAACAGTCCTATGAGTATTTCGAAGACGGCGTGCTGATCGTGGAGAATGGTCGCGTCATCGAGGTCGGCCCGGCTGACCAGCTACTGCCGAAACTCCAGGGTATCGACGTCCAGGAATACCGCGACGCGCTGATCACCCCTGGTTTCATCGACACCCATATCCATTACCCGCAAACCGGCATGATCGCCTCCTACGGCGAGCAGCTGCTCGACTGGCTGAACACCTACACCTTCCCCACCGAGCAGCAGTTCGCCGACAAGGCGCATGCCGCCGATGTGGCCGGGATCTTCCTCAAGGAACTGCTGCGCAATGGCACCACCACCGCCCTGGTGTTCGGCAGCGTGCACAAACAATCGGTGGACGCCTTCTTCGAGGCCGCCGAAGCGCTCGACCTGCGGATGATCGCCGGCAAGGTGATGATGGATCGCAATGCCCCGGACTACCTGACCGACACTCCGGAATCCAGCTATGCCGATAGCAAGGAACTGATCGAACGCTGGCACGGCAAGGGTCGCCTGCACTATGCGGTGACCCCGCGCTTCGCGCCGACCAGCACGCCCGAGCAATTGGCCCTGGCCGGTCGACTATTCGCCGAGTTCCCGGACCTGTACATGCACACCCATCTCTCCGAGAACCGCGCGGAGATCGAGTGGGTGAAAGAGCTGTTCCCCAAGCGCAGTGGTTATCTGGATGTCTACGACCATTACCAGCTGATCGGCCCGCGCGCGGTGTTCGCCCATGGCGTGCACCTGTGCGACGCCGAGTGCCAGCGCCTGGCCGAAACCGGCTCGGCGGTGGCGTTCTGTCCGACTTCCAACCTGTTCCTCGGCAGCGGCCTGTTCGATCTGGAGAAGCTGGAACAGCACGGCGTGCGCGTCGGCCTGGGCACCGATGTCGGCGCCGGCACCAGCTTCTCGCAGCTGCAGTCGCTGAACGAGGCGTACAAGGTCATGCAGTTGCAGGGCAAGAAGCTCGACCCGTTCAAGTCGCTGTACCTGGCGACGCTTGGCGGCGCGCGCGCGCTGTATCTGGATCATCAGATCGGCAACTTCGCGACTGGCAAGGACGCCGACTTCGTGGTCCTCGACTACAACGCCACGCCGCTGATCAGCTACCGCATGCAGCAGGCCAAGAGCCTGGAAGAGAAACTCTTCGCCCTGACCATTCTGGGTGACGATCGCGCGGTGAAAGAAACCTTCGCCGCCGGCCGCCGTGTGCATAGCCGCGATTAA